One segment of Sulfobacillus thermosulfidooxidans DSM 9293 DNA contains the following:
- a CDS encoding proline iminopeptidase-family hydrolase: protein MDGQTRIVPVRSQYHVWTRQVGHGSIPILLLHGGPGATHEYLECFSQYLPLDKYTLYFFDQLDSYYSDQPGNPELWTVEGFVDEVDDVRRGLNLSQFYLLGQSWGGLLAIEYALKYGTHLKGVIISNMVASIDAYVQYLNTLRRQLPQDIQDALERYESMEAYQNSHYQELVLQHLYTKHLCRLDPWPEPVTRSLSRMNTKIYEYMQGPNEFVVTGTFKDWNRWNDLHHIAIPALVIGGRYDTMDPVALEKMGQMIPKGYSVICEKGSHMAMWDDPETYYPALEEFIASCETTN, encoded by the coding sequence ATGGACGGACAAACCCGCATTGTTCCCGTACGATCTCAGTACCATGTCTGGACCAGGCAGGTCGGCCACGGCTCCATACCTATCTTGTTGTTGCATGGAGGACCAGGGGCCACTCATGAATACTTAGAGTGTTTTAGTCAATATCTTCCCTTGGATAAGTACACGCTGTACTTTTTTGATCAACTGGATTCATATTATTCTGATCAGCCTGGAAATCCGGAATTGTGGACCGTTGAAGGCTTTGTTGATGAGGTCGACGATGTGCGTCGCGGTCTAAATTTGTCGCAGTTTTATCTTTTAGGTCAATCGTGGGGCGGTCTTTTGGCTATTGAGTATGCCTTGAAATATGGAACGCATTTGAAGGGCGTGATCATTTCTAATATGGTAGCGAGTATTGACGCGTACGTACAATATTTAAATACGTTAAGACGTCAACTCCCTCAAGATATTCAAGATGCCCTCGAGCGTTATGAGTCCATGGAAGCGTACCAAAATTCTCACTACCAAGAACTCGTTCTCCAGCATCTGTACACAAAGCACCTGTGCCGGCTCGATCCTTGGCCAGAACCGGTCACCCGCAGTCTCTCGCGGATGAATACAAAAATTTATGAGTATATGCAAGGACCTAATGAGTTTGTTGTCACGGGGACATTCAAGGATTGGAATCGGTGGAATGACCTTCATCACATTGCGATTCCGGCCTTGGTCATTGGGGGACGCTATGACACCATGGATCCGGTCGCGCTCGAAAAAATGGGACAGATGATCCCCAAGGGGTATAGTGTCATCTGTGAAAAG
- a CDS encoding NCS1 family nucleobase:cation symporter-1 gives MTHSSEETLYKYNADLAPVKASQKTWTAYNFLTVWMGMVHNIISYEVAGGLILLGMSAWEAIFTIIVGNLILLVPMLLNGYQGTRLRVPFPVLIRSSFGVKGAVIPVILRAVVGIGWFSVQTYFIATIFNSLLALLWHGWTHVGGSFNFLGMNLTGWITFMLSWFLNVLILRHGMNSIKRFEAWAGPLVLILALGLIIWSVRVSHGFGPLFHQGAHFPKGQNLSTVFVPALTGVISSWATLVLNIGDFTRFSETQRAQIVGQSLGLPGTAIVFSFMSIMITSGSLVAFGHAIWNPITLLTHFHNIVILALGGFALVIATISVNVSANIVSPAYDITNLFPRHLNFVSAGIVAATLAIFLMPWKLMQNPTTLFTFLGAIGGLLGPVAGVMIADFWLIHHRRIHVMALYQRDGAYSYWHGFNLRALAALGLGVSTSAIGYFNTSLHWLYAYSWFIGLGLALVVYWVLSRIWPGEAPELSSTNEMVNAALSNE, from the coding sequence ATGACGCATTCGTCAGAAGAAACGTTATACAAATATAATGCTGACTTAGCTCCTGTGAAAGCGTCCCAAAAGACCTGGACGGCATACAATTTTTTAACCGTATGGATGGGGATGGTCCACAACATTATTTCTTACGAAGTGGCAGGGGGATTAATTCTCCTTGGAATGTCGGCATGGGAAGCCATTTTTACCATAATCGTGGGAAATCTCATCCTGCTCGTTCCCATGTTGCTGAACGGCTACCAAGGGACTCGTCTGCGTGTACCCTTTCCCGTTCTCATTCGCTCCAGTTTCGGCGTTAAGGGAGCGGTAATTCCCGTTATTCTACGGGCCGTCGTTGGCATTGGATGGTTTAGTGTACAGACTTATTTTATTGCGACGATTTTCAATTCGTTATTAGCGCTTCTTTGGCATGGATGGACTCATGTGGGAGGCTCCTTCAATTTTCTGGGAATGAATTTAACGGGATGGATAACATTTATGTTGTCGTGGTTCCTTAATGTACTGATCTTGCGTCACGGCATGAATTCTATCAAGCGCTTTGAGGCTTGGGCTGGACCCCTCGTACTGATATTGGCTTTAGGCCTGATTATTTGGAGCGTGCGCGTGAGTCATGGATTCGGTCCGTTGTTCCATCAAGGGGCTCATTTCCCTAAAGGACAAAACCTCTCGACAGTATTTGTGCCGGCCTTGACTGGAGTCATTAGCAGTTGGGCGACATTGGTGTTGAATATCGGGGACTTCACCCGCTTCAGCGAAACCCAACGGGCACAAATTGTTGGACAGTCCTTAGGGTTACCGGGTACAGCGATTGTGTTTTCGTTCATGAGCATCATGATTACCTCAGGGAGTTTGGTTGCCTTCGGTCATGCCATTTGGAATCCCATTACTCTGTTGACTCATTTTCACAACATCGTGATCCTCGCATTAGGCGGTTTTGCATTGGTGATCGCAACCATTTCGGTTAATGTGTCAGCTAATATTGTTTCGCCTGCTTATGACATTACCAATTTGTTTCCACGTCATTTGAATTTTGTTTCAGCTGGTATTGTGGCTGCGACTCTGGCCATTTTTCTGATGCCATGGAAACTGATGCAAAATCCGACGACCCTGTTTACGTTTCTTGGGGCCATTGGTGGACTATTAGGACCCGTTGCCGGGGTCATGATCGCGGACTTTTGGTTGATTCATCACCGTCGCATTCATGTCATGGCTCTCTACCAGCGCGATGGAGCGTACAGTTACTGGCATGGATTCAATTTACGGGCTCTAGCCGCCTTAGGACTCGGAGTATCCACCTCGGCCATCGGGTATTTCAATACGTCCTTGCACTGGCTTTATGCTTATTCCTGGTTTATCGGCTTGGGTCTTGCGTTGGTGGTCTACTGGGTTCTCTCCCGGATATGGCCTGGCGAGGCACCAGAACTTTCTTCCACCAACGAGATGGTCAATGCGGCTTTGTCTAACGAATAA
- a CDS encoding peptide ABC transporter substrate-binding protein, whose translation MQRRLALMSAVGLIGVTALAGCGTSNASSSTHSHTGGTVVVAEAPQTPPNWFFPVFSSSAYTEINAQIQFLMYRPLIYLNKENQVDYSRSLVSKIQVNPQDNVFTLTLNHKYKWSDGKPITAQDVVFTWDLMDAASQPNSPWPYGPAGSGGVPKDWKSVTADGPNTVIITLDKSVNPAWFIHNGLGQISPVPEFVWNKYPNNMTQELKFIQSVSNEPTNPLYDVVDGPFKFAKWAPNQYWELVPNPNFGGHKASISKLIFQYETSSADEFAGLKNGQVNVGYLPPSLWSTRNQLTNDTLSQSYLFGFNYIILNFNKQAPNGMGPIFSKLYVRQALQMGINQQGLIDSMYHGAGVPEDGPIPSKPYTAFYDTALNNNPYPFNPQAGKKLLEEHGWHEVNGVMTKNGQKLAFTFTYASASTTLSHVAQLLQSDWAKEGIQVTLQQLPINQLFADDSQSSPSKWNMGYWGAGWTYQLDYYPTGGNLFATGAGENSGGYSNPTLDQLIQATYEPGTPQQIQSRMDAYQEFMAKHLPVLWMPWFPQGYARMTGFAVHSNNVHGTVSTFNPVTDFLYANYWTVSN comes from the coding sequence ATGCAGCGTCGTTTGGCTCTTATGTCAGCTGTCGGATTAATTGGCGTCACTGCGTTGGCGGGCTGCGGCACGTCCAATGCTTCAAGTAGTACGCATTCACATACAGGAGGAACTGTCGTTGTGGCCGAAGCGCCCCAAACGCCACCGAACTGGTTTTTCCCCGTCTTTAGTTCATCCGCCTATACGGAAATTAACGCTCAGATTCAATTTCTCATGTACCGCCCCTTAATTTACCTGAATAAAGAAAATCAGGTGGATTACTCTCGATCTCTCGTCAGCAAAATTCAGGTCAATCCCCAAGATAACGTGTTTACCTTGACCTTAAATCATAAGTACAAATGGTCGGATGGCAAACCTATTACGGCCCAAGACGTTGTCTTTACGTGGGATTTGATGGATGCGGCGAGCCAACCAAATTCCCCTTGGCCCTATGGCCCAGCAGGAAGTGGTGGAGTGCCTAAAGACTGGAAAAGTGTGACGGCTGATGGGCCCAACACCGTGATAATCACCTTGGACAAGTCGGTTAATCCAGCATGGTTTATTCACAACGGTCTCGGTCAAATTTCCCCGGTTCCGGAATTTGTTTGGAACAAATATCCGAATAATATGACGCAAGAATTGAAGTTTATTCAGTCAGTATCCAATGAGCCCACCAATCCCCTGTACGATGTGGTGGATGGTCCCTTTAAATTTGCTAAGTGGGCGCCTAATCAATATTGGGAACTAGTTCCGAACCCCAACTTTGGTGGGCACAAAGCGAGTATCTCCAAACTGATTTTCCAGTATGAAACATCATCGGCTGATGAGTTTGCGGGACTCAAGAACGGTCAAGTTAATGTAGGATATTTGCCGCCTTCGTTGTGGAGTACGCGTAATCAACTGACTAATGACACGTTGTCGCAGTCTTATCTTTTTGGTTTTAATTATATTATTCTAAACTTTAACAAGCAGGCTCCAAACGGCATGGGCCCGATCTTTTCAAAACTTTATGTCCGCCAGGCCCTACAAATGGGAATCAATCAACAAGGATTGATTGACTCCATGTATCATGGTGCTGGTGTTCCCGAAGATGGGCCGATTCCGTCCAAACCATATACGGCTTTTTACGACACGGCTCTGAACAATAATCCGTATCCTTTTAATCCTCAAGCCGGAAAGAAATTGTTGGAGGAACACGGGTGGCATGAAGTCAATGGGGTTATGACTAAAAATGGGCAAAAATTAGCCTTTACGTTTACGTATGCCTCCGCGAGTACGACCTTGTCGCATGTCGCTCAACTCCTACAAAGTGATTGGGCAAAAGAGGGCATTCAGGTAACCTTACAGCAGTTACCCATTAATCAGTTATTTGCCGACGATTCACAGAGTTCTCCATCGAAGTGGAATATGGGATATTGGGGAGCGGGTTGGACATATCAGCTCGACTACTATCCCACCGGAGGGAATTTGTTTGCGACCGGCGCTGGCGAAAATTCCGGCGGGTATTCCAATCCCACTCTGGATCAATTGATTCAGGCTACCTATGAGCCGGGGACACCTCAGCAAATTCAATCGCGTATGGATGCCTATCAAGAATTCATGGCCAAACATCTGCCAGTTCTTTGGATGCCATGGTTCCCACAAGGTTATGCTCGCATGACGGGATTTGCGGTTCACTCGAATAATGTGCATGGCACGGTCAGCACATTTAACCCGGTCACGGATTTTCTCTATGCGAATTACTGGACCGTGTCAAATTAA
- a CDS encoding VOC family protein, which yields MLQAVDEVVFFVKDIEEVKRWIQNLLKCAVVFESPEYCTLLVGATKIGLHPRDEKNSGNGSGQVAYWRVHDMEPVISKFQDAGCRLYRGPIRGIDGPMVCQLQDPFGNLWGLVDYHDLDPSGN from the coding sequence ATGCTTCAAGCCGTTGACGAAGTCGTGTTCTTTGTTAAGGATATCGAAGAGGTCAAGAGATGGATACAAAATCTTTTAAAATGTGCCGTGGTCTTTGAGTCTCCCGAATATTGCACCTTGTTAGTCGGTGCCACCAAAATTGGTCTTCATCCGCGTGATGAAAAAAATTCCGGGAATGGCAGCGGGCAAGTGGCATATTGGCGTGTTCATGATATGGAGCCGGTGATAAGCAAATTTCAAGATGCTGGTTGCCGTCTTTACCGGGGGCCAATTCGGGGAATTGATGGTCCTATGGTCTGCCAGCTGCAAGATCCATTTGGGAATTTATGGGGACTTGTGGATTATCACGACCTAGATCCTTCAGGTAATTAA
- a CDS encoding peroxiredoxin, translating into MDDARVCLPGIGDPAPDFEANSTHGPIKLSQFRGKWVVLFSHPADFTPVUTSEFVAFARRAPQFEERNVQLIGLSVDSVYSHLAWQANIEQNFGVQIPFPVIADLDQKVSRLYGMVAPGASATTTVRTVFFIDDQGIVRALIYYPLNLGRNIDEILRVIDGLQTSAKQGVAIPADWTPGQPAIVPPPATTEEMHKRLKEKGDNQKDWYYRTTKVD; encoded by the coding sequence ATGGACGATGCTCGTGTGTGCCTTCCCGGAATCGGAGATCCTGCTCCCGATTTTGAAGCAAACTCAACGCATGGCCCCATTAAACTCAGCCAATTCCGTGGCAAATGGGTCGTCTTATTTTCACACCCTGCAGACTTTACCCCAGTCTGAACATCGGAATTTGTCGCGTTTGCGCGACGAGCTCCCCAGTTTGAGGAGCGCAACGTTCAACTTATCGGTCTCTCCGTTGACTCGGTTTATTCTCATTTAGCATGGCAAGCAAATATCGAACAGAATTTTGGTGTGCAAATTCCGTTCCCGGTCATTGCCGATCTCGATCAGAAGGTTTCCCGCCTTTACGGAATGGTTGCTCCCGGAGCCTCAGCAACCACCACCGTTCGGACGGTCTTCTTCATTGATGATCAGGGTATTGTCCGGGCGTTGATTTATTACCCCCTCAATCTCGGACGAAACATCGACGAAATCTTGCGGGTTATCGATGGCTTGCAAACCAGCGCCAAACAAGGCGTCGCCATTCCCGCAGATTGGACACCGGGACAACCAGCCATCGTGCCTCCCCCAGCCACGACGGAAGAGATGCATAAACGTCTCAAAGAAAAAGGGGACAATCAAAAAGACTGGTATTACCGAACCACCAAAGTCGACTAA
- a CDS encoding PQQ-binding-like beta-propeller repeat protein yields MMKFTLWIRLVTALGMMAIFLLITPHELNPGTLPHRKLWPHRNLAFGHQPNHNGLISISLPMQLTRPISWTDPTKGLMQIAVVAGAVYGGTVHSPYTVDKLSALTGRLEWSVSVPNQVMTTPVVYHGVVIVGTGNRDWPGPQSSGIRGTGPNQILGLSANTGKILWSINTPGENMPTPVINHGVLYQVGGSDEVLAINPLNGKILQKLAIPSYVSMSSPEIVNHVMYFGGALPYQLYAIEIPHLRIAFTTTLPSSLGGIDDCPPAIADGILVIDYEGLIDNQIHAMAAGVSVHTGKVLWATDLGSGSIPRATDGSPTNAAGVPIIHRNVVYLGSPVTSTLYALNLQNGKILWSTSDSGSIGRITMAPIWVDGHIIAGDSLGDIIVVNAKTGHIVSTLKEPTPFVPGVPQIVNGSLFMGTKLATYAIPLESIDAHL; encoded by the coding sequence ATGATGAAATTTACGCTTTGGATCCGACTGGTCACTGCATTGGGGATGATGGCGATATTCTTATTGATCACTCCCCACGAGTTGAATCCCGGTACATTACCCCACAGAAAATTGTGGCCGCACCGTAATTTGGCATTTGGACACCAACCCAACCATAATGGATTAATAAGTATTAGTCTTCCTATGCAGCTGACCCGCCCCATCAGTTGGACAGACCCGACAAAGGGACTTATGCAAATTGCTGTCGTAGCGGGTGCGGTCTATGGCGGCACAGTTCACAGCCCTTACACCGTGGATAAGTTGTCGGCCTTAACCGGACGACTGGAATGGTCCGTATCAGTTCCCAATCAAGTGATGACGACCCCTGTTGTCTATCATGGCGTGGTTATCGTCGGAACGGGAAATCGTGATTGGCCAGGCCCTCAAAGCAGCGGTATTCGAGGAACAGGACCTAATCAAATCCTGGGGCTGTCTGCTAATACCGGAAAAATTCTTTGGTCCATCAATACTCCGGGGGAAAATATGCCGACACCGGTCATCAATCATGGGGTGTTATATCAGGTAGGGGGCAGTGATGAAGTATTAGCGATTAACCCATTAAACGGAAAGATCTTACAAAAGCTTGCGATTCCGAGTTATGTGAGCATGTCATCCCCGGAAATTGTGAACCATGTCATGTATTTTGGCGGCGCCTTACCTTACCAACTTTATGCTATTGAGATTCCTCATCTGCGCATCGCTTTTACCACTACACTTCCCTCATCGTTGGGCGGTATTGATGACTGCCCGCCCGCTATTGCTGACGGTATCCTTGTTATCGATTATGAAGGCTTGATCGATAATCAAATCCATGCCATGGCGGCGGGTGTGTCAGTGCACACGGGAAAAGTATTATGGGCCACCGATCTGGGCTCTGGCAGCATTCCCCGGGCGACAGATGGGTCTCCCACGAATGCGGCAGGAGTGCCCATTATCCACAGGAACGTGGTGTATCTTGGGTCCCCTGTCACGAGCACGCTGTATGCCTTAAACTTGCAAAACGGGAAAATTCTATGGAGTACGTCGGATAGTGGGTCTATCGGCCGCATTACAATGGCACCGATTTGGGTTGACGGGCATATTATCGCGGGCGATAGTCTCGGAGATATTATCGTGGTCAATGCAAAAACAGGCCATATCGTTTCGACACTGAAAGAGCCGACACCATTTGTGCCGGGCGTTCCCCAGATAGTTAATGGGTCATTATTCATGGGAACAAAATTAGCGACTTATGCGATTCCCTTGGAAAGTATTGATGCACATCTTTAG
- a CDS encoding glycosyltransferase family 39 protein encodes MKRLFRNNAHSIMENIMLILAIIAVSSMVIFHHLGQGSIWRDEAFSVELSKESLGVISHVLFTIEGNMYLYYVILHFWLNVLTLFHISWLAFPVRIPNAVGYVLASVALYALLRTMYHTKWLAVMGVVFFLGFPFIVTYSQQARSFSLFLLFTVLSYLSLWQFLNAPRHRRVWWISYVLTSTLDLYSFLNSLFYVAAQFILVWTLWRKGDTDRTHFLQFLWALALGAGLGLPLLPPILAGGQVGWVPLPTLSEAIHLIPTYLEQSLTSPLMILIVLLGSFAIVAWIRLPSTVPSWLQLTHRDEMALWFGLTWMILPPAESYVSSYIRDYHVFDPVYLLPTVEGLIILLVGGLKAIRSLQTQLTLIALSVFLVVPQWIKGQGVSLENWRQPVLTWAHDYRAGQEIVCMDNIGGCQYTIQYYIDAYHLPIKIGNYPGHFTWNEYINLPAKGAYFAEAVNVNKLRQAGYLKPGRSIWFIFNSVPPNATVSLDHWLHQHAVMIKQLTGHNWPVSFVLYHIK; translated from the coding sequence ATGAAGCGATTATTCCGTAACAACGCTCATAGCATAATGGAAAATATTATGTTGATTCTCGCCATTATTGCGGTGTCATCGATGGTTATTTTTCATCATTTAGGACAGGGTAGTATTTGGCGTGATGAAGCATTTTCAGTGGAATTATCTAAAGAATCATTAGGCGTCATTTCCCATGTATTGTTCACCATTGAGGGCAATATGTATTTGTATTATGTGATTTTGCACTTTTGGCTAAACGTCTTAACCCTATTTCATATATCCTGGTTGGCTTTTCCGGTAAGAATTCCCAATGCTGTGGGTTATGTATTGGCTTCCGTCGCGCTCTATGCGTTATTGCGCACGATGTACCATACAAAATGGCTTGCTGTTATGGGCGTTGTGTTCTTTTTGGGTTTTCCCTTTATCGTGACATATAGCCAACAAGCCCGGTCTTTTTCGCTTTTTTTACTGTTCACGGTCCTATCCTATCTATCGTTGTGGCAATTTCTCAATGCTCCGAGACATCGCCGTGTATGGTGGATAAGTTATGTGCTGACGTCTACTCTGGATTTATATTCCTTTTTGAACAGCCTGTTTTATGTGGCTGCCCAATTTATTTTAGTATGGACGTTGTGGCGTAAGGGAGACACCGACCGAACCCATTTCCTTCAGTTTCTTTGGGCCTTGGCTTTAGGCGCCGGGTTAGGGTTGCCCTTACTGCCCCCCATTTTAGCAGGAGGGCAAGTCGGGTGGGTACCCCTGCCCACCTTGAGCGAAGCGATTCACCTAATTCCGACCTATCTTGAACAATCGTTAACAAGTCCTTTAATGATATTAATAGTCCTGTTGGGCAGTTTTGCGATAGTGGCCTGGATTCGCCTGCCCTCAACAGTCCCATCATGGTTGCAACTAACTCATCGCGATGAAATGGCATTGTGGTTTGGTCTAACATGGATGATACTGCCTCCGGCCGAAAGTTATGTGAGTTCGTATATTCGAGACTATCATGTTTTCGATCCCGTCTATCTGCTGCCAACTGTGGAAGGCCTCATCATTTTATTGGTTGGTGGTCTAAAGGCTATACGATCCCTCCAAACCCAGCTTACTCTCATCGCTCTTTCAGTATTTTTGGTAGTGCCCCAGTGGATTAAGGGCCAAGGAGTTTCGTTAGAGAATTGGCGCCAGCCAGTGCTAACCTGGGCCCATGATTATCGGGCTGGTCAAGAGATCGTATGTATGGATAACATTGGAGGCTGTCAATACACTATTCAATATTATATTGATGCCTATCATCTCCCCATTAAAATTGGCAACTATCCTGGGCATTTCACGTGGAACGAATATATTAATCTCCCAGCTAAAGGAGCGTATTTTGCTGAAGCCGTCAATGTGAACAAATTGAGACAGGCTGGATATTTGAAACCCGGCCGTAGCATTTGGTTTATTTTTAACAGTGTCCCACCTAATGCCACAGTCTCTCTCGATCACTGGCTTCATCAACATGCCGTCATGATCAAGCAATTGACGGGCCATAATTGGCCGGTATCTTTTGTTCTTTACCACATTAAATAA